CCCATGCACCAATATTGTTTGTAACCCATTGTTCGTATTTGTCTGTTGCTTTCTTACATTTTTCTTTAACTTGTCCATTTTCCTTTACTTTATCTTTATATGTATctttataatgaatatattctGCACATTCATTTTTTACATGTCGtgcattatttattttttctttgcaTGCTTGTTTTCCCCATTCAACTAACCATCTCAAAAATTGAGGCGTAGTATCATCAGGTAAGTCACAATCTTCTTTTGTAATTGAATGTCCAGCCTCTTTGTACCCACATAACATTGCGTGCCATACATGTGTTTTAATTTGTTCCCACCATATTTTGCGAACATCAGAAGAATTATTAGATGAAGCACTATTTTCTTTAAGTACGTCATCTAATCGTGTTCTTAACTTATCTAAAAGTAGATTATTTACCATATCCGTACCTTTAATTATATCTCCATAGTCAGCAAAACTGTATTTCATTGCTTGTAATGCttgattattatcattaggATATTTCATTCCTAATAATCTTCCTTGACCAAACGCAGCATCAAGtaaattctttttaaaattattaagatcattatttttataagcgTTTCTCCTAAATGGATCTATGCATAAATATCTTCTTCTAGGAGGAGGTAACACACCTTTATTTTCACcagtattatcatttataagtATATTATCCCATTCAGAAagtttattttcatatatgttTGTTGAACATTTACGAAGACCCTTAAAACCTTTACaaattgtattattattattttcatcaggACATTTATCTAAAGGATCGGGAACCTTGCAATCACACGCATCTTTGTAGTCCTTTGGTGTTGATTCAAAAGCATAATCCCTATTATCATTAGGAGAACCAACGGAACCATCACTTTGggtaaatttaattttagtACAATTACTTATTTTATCAAGATATTTTTCGGCAATATTTGGATCGTTGCCGCATTTGTCTTTCacttgttttaaaaaattctatATTTCTATTATCATCCTCTTCATCAATTCTGGGTTTATTTCTACTTCTTCTTCCCCGTGATCCTTCCAAAGAGTCCTCAATAGGAGGAGTAGTACTAGTACTACCAattttatttactttttcATACAATTCTGTGTACTTAGTCGATTGATTATCTAATTGTTGTTTTCCAttctttaataaaattactAAAGGATTTACATGCATTTTTGCACTTTTCACATTTGGTTCCGCTGTCATCATCCTTACATGATGAACCACTAATGGTACATTCATTACATTCCGTCTgtagtttttttatttcctctATGATTTGCCGAGATATAATTCTAGCGACAATGATAGTTTAAAACCAGGATAATGCGAGGGggaacagaaaaaaaattgaaagaaatttttaataaacttCCAAATCAAATGCCAAGCCAAACtgattatatatgaaaagcGCTAAAATTTTTGCGAATGAAAAACAAAGAGTGTTTTTGGGGAAGCAATGAAATGTGGGGTACAAAAACGCGACGAGGTGAAGACATACCAAAATGTGATTACATCCTTAGATAGGAGAGCAAAATAGCCAAAGATagagaagaagaagaaaaatatcaGTTTTTAAAGATGTCCAAAGATATGGCAGAAAATTTTTGCGCAAGAAGAGTTCATGatgaaaaaattgaaaaaaaagggGGAAGCATGTGAGCCCTACAAATGAATTCAAAGGGATGAagatgcaaaaaaaaaatgtccaAAATGCATGTAAGGCTATAGAAGATTGTGAGTTGACATtgaaatatgaatattataaacaaaaaagacaaatatatattgataatgtTGGAAAATACACGTTAGCGAGAGAAAGAACATGCTCAGaatatcttaaaaaaaaaactgttGTAGC
This genomic stretch from Plasmodium sp. gorilla clade G2 genome assembly, contig: PADLG01_00_45, whole genome shotgun sequence harbors:
- a CDS encoding erythrocyte membrane protein 1, PfEMP1, putative; the protein is MNVPLVVHHVRMMTAEPNVKSAKMHVNPLVILLKNGKQQLDNQSTKYTELYEKVNKIGSTSTTPPIEDSLEGSRGRRNKCGNDPNIAEKYLDKISNCTKIKFTQSDGSVGSPNDNRDYAFESTPKDYKDACDCKVPDPLDKCPDENNNNTICKGFKGLRKCSTNIYENKLSEWDNILINDNTGENKGVLPPPRRRYLCIDPFRRNAYKNNDLNNFKKNLLDAAFGQGRLLGMKYPNDNNQALQAMKYSFADYGDIIKGTDMVNNLLLDKLRTRLDDVLKENSASSNNSSDVRKIWWEQIKTHVWHAMLCGYKEAGHSITKEDCDLPDDTTPQFLRWLVEWGKQACKEKINNARHVKNECAEYIHYKDTYKDKVKENGQVKEKCKKATDKYEQWVTNNIGAWDGLKKIYDTKKNSTSGANMARTAIRYIRRNCKDCTCALEHLEENDQINTQSDDDSINKSINRAKMDLPDGGWGIYMGPLKPPTLPSFYTIYTMIPNMQNVVKDISQLITVTSDIVDPAVISVNESLTTSIKKVNQRKNIINEIIEFFDSVDPYAKNKARDWPPKSTPSFSDYINPNILVPSAIIGAGTLIALLLLKVQKAPKTSPVDIFRVLDIPTKMIIVSLQKKSSQPDYNSHMPKYKTLIEVGTKTNKNNQVMYLVVLTLVIYEIVLPYLGIYPNSALILPDEPKMLHQTTNILEIDLINDSLNRNHNG